The following coding sequences are from one Thermoflexus sp. window:
- a CDS encoding DUF5666 domain-containing protein — protein sequence MAKREDVLEEALERLREGATLEEVTARYPEVAPVLRIARMIEAVRPPAPSLRAELASRTAFLQRAEALRSSRRPWAAVLFGWGRYAPAGAAIAVALLIIGVLHAMAQGSLPGDPLYGIKRMEEQVWLALTLDPVERRLVEETLAARRWEEYRMLTQQRGIGTVTWEGRIEAIEGTTWRIGGVPVEIFPETEMLGPVTVDQRVKVTAFLGPEGQLIAMRIQRISETPTPTPEPTGTPAEAWMEATSTPVPTRIPRPTPTPLPTATPVPTAPPLPPATVAPTPALTKTPEPTQTPEPTRTPGEEGETIEWKGVLQAISGSTWIIDGRAVQVTGDTEIREDPHVGDRVEVRARRQSDGTLIAVRIKRED from the coding sequence ATGGCGAAGCGTGAGGACGTTCTGGAAGAAGCGTTGGAGAGGCTGCGGGAAGGGGCCACGCTGGAGGAAGTAACGGCTCGATATCCGGAAGTGGCCCCGGTTTTGCGCATCGCCCGGATGATCGAGGCCGTGCGTCCCCCCGCGCCGTCCTTGCGGGCGGAGCTGGCCTCCCGGACTGCTTTCCTCCAGCGCGCGGAAGCCCTGCGGTCCTCCCGCCGCCCATGGGCCGCGGTTCTGTTCGGATGGGGACGATATGCGCCAGCGGGGGCTGCGATCGCGGTCGCACTCCTCATCATTGGCGTCCTCCATGCCATGGCCCAGGGCAGCCTGCCGGGAGATCCCCTCTATGGGATCAAGCGTATGGAAGAGCAGGTCTGGCTCGCCCTGACCCTGGATCCGGTAGAGCGGCGTCTGGTGGAGGAGACGCTGGCGGCTCGCCGCTGGGAGGAATACCGGATGCTCACTCAACAGCGGGGCATTGGAACGGTGACCTGGGAGGGTCGGATCGAAGCCATCGAAGGGACCACCTGGCGTATCGGAGGTGTGCCGGTGGAGATCTTCCCTGAAACAGAAATGCTGGGGCCTGTAACTGTGGATCAGAGGGTGAAGGTGACGGCCTTCCTGGGGCCGGAAGGACAGCTGATCGCCATGCGCATCCAGAGGATCTCCGAGACTCCCACGCCGACGCCCGAGCCGACCGGGACGCCTGCGGAGGCCTGGATGGAGGCCACCTCTACACCGGTTCCAACGCGGATCCCCCGGCCGACGCCCACACCTTTGCCGACGGCAACGCCAGTTCCGACCGCCCCGCCCTTGCCGCCGGCGACGGTGGCTCCCACGCCCGCTCTAACCAAGACGCCCGAGCCAACCCAGACACCTGAGCCAACCCGGACTCCAGGGGAAGAAGGGGAAACTATCGAGTGGAAGGGAGTGCTCCAGGCGATCTCCGGATCCACCTGGATCATCGATGGACGCGCTGTGCAGGTGACTGGGGATACAGAGATCCGGGAGGATCCTCACGTGGGCGATCGTGTGGAGGTCCGGGCACGACGTCAATCGGATGGCACCCTGATCGCCGTGCGGATTAAGCGGGAGGATTGA
- a CDS encoding DUF5666 domain-containing protein codes for MKKGIGFGIFLLAWIGLMLTACTTPPASREGTATRWEGTVEAILPDGLQVSGRLVRWTGQTQILGDLQVGARVEVEGAPADGAWNATMIRVQSSGGSVAGTAGGTMVSPLPTPILQMEFKGVVEEVLPNGYRIGGRTVMVTATTRVEGPIAVGTFVEVKGVLQPDGTILAFRIHVED; via the coding sequence ATGAAAAAGGGCATCGGTTTCGGAATCTTCCTGCTGGCGTGGATCGGGTTGATGCTAACGGCCTGCACGACCCCTCCGGCATCCAGGGAAGGAACCGCAACGCGCTGGGAGGGAACAGTGGAGGCGATCCTCCCGGATGGCCTTCAGGTCTCCGGCCGGCTGGTTCGCTGGACCGGCCAGACGCAGATCCTGGGGGACCTTCAGGTAGGAGCCCGAGTGGAGGTGGAAGGGGCCCCAGCAGATGGGGCTTGGAATGCCACGATGATCCGGGTTCAATCCTCGGGCGGATCGGTGGCCGGAACGGCGGGAGGGACAATGGTCTCTCCCCTGCCCACTCCTATCCTTCAAATGGAGTTCAAGGGGGTGGTGGAGGAGGTTTTGCCCAACGGTTATCGGATTGGGGGGCGGACGGTGATGGTGACCGCGACCACGCGTGTTGAGGGTCCGATCGCCGTGGGGACTTTTGTGGAGGTGAAGGGCGTTCTGCAACCGGACGGAACGATCCTGGCGTTCCGGATCCATGTTGAAGACTAA
- a CDS encoding DUF5666 domain-containing protein: MEFKGAVEEILPDGYRIAGRTVRVDGNTRIDDPITLGAWVEVKGVLQSDGSIRALRIQLEDRSGKDSGTREEGKKGDNDGKKGDDEKKDDGGKKDEDHHKDRPEKDDSD; the protein is encoded by the coding sequence GTGGAGTTCAAAGGTGCCGTGGAGGAGATCCTTCCCGATGGCTATCGCATCGCTGGTCGGACGGTCCGGGTCGATGGGAATACCCGGATCGATGACCCTATCACCCTCGGCGCCTGGGTTGAGGTGAAGGGGGTTCTTCAGAGCGATGGCTCCATCCGTGCCCTTCGAATTCAACTTGAAGATCGGTCCGGGAAGGATTCTGGAACGCGAGAGGAAGGCAAGAAAGGTGACAATGATGGGAAGAAAGGGGATGATGAGAAGAAGGATGATGGTGGGAAGAAGGATGAGGATCACCACAAGGATCGTCCCGAAAAGGATGATTCCGACTGA
- a CDS encoding amidohydrolase, giving the protein MRYDLLIRQVTVVDPGPEGVAVRAGQDILIQGSRIAAIQPTGQVDPASAARVIPGEGMVAMPGLINTHAHAAMVLFRGSAEDVPIEEWFNDYIWAMETNLTPEDIYWGALLAAVEMIESGITTVADHYFEMDQVAEAFVAAGLRAHLAWAMFGQNPREELDRTATFAARWHGAAADRIRVWMGPHAPYTCPYDFLQEVAREARRLGLGVHIHASETAEQVQSSLQRYGVTPVRLLERAGLMEGRLLCAHAAHATPEDISLMAAHRVGVAHCPKTFLKLAAGIAPVTAMRQAGIPVGLGTDGAASNNTLDLWEQMRLAALLQKHERRDARALPLHEALTMATWEGARALGEEERLGRMASGYLADLILVRLDGAHVQPVHRVEAALVYAVRASDVDTVIVNGQVLMEGRRLLTLDKAEILRQVQARADRLAQRAHGRRLQTYR; this is encoded by the coding sequence ATGCGCTACGATCTCCTGATCCGACAGGTCACCGTAGTGGATCCCGGCCCGGAAGGGGTTGCGGTGCGGGCCGGGCAGGACATCCTGATCCAGGGCTCCCGGATCGCCGCGATTCAGCCCACCGGTCAGGTCGACCCCGCTTCCGCAGCCCGGGTCATTCCAGGAGAGGGCATGGTCGCCATGCCTGGCCTGATCAACACCCACGCCCACGCCGCCATGGTCCTCTTCCGTGGATCGGCGGAGGATGTGCCCATCGAGGAATGGTTTAACGATTACATCTGGGCGATGGAGACGAACCTGACCCCGGAGGACATCTACTGGGGAGCCCTGCTGGCAGCGGTGGAGATGATCGAGAGCGGGATCACGACGGTAGCGGACCACTATTTCGAGATGGATCAGGTGGCCGAGGCCTTCGTTGCTGCCGGGCTGCGTGCACACCTCGCCTGGGCGATGTTCGGACAGAACCCCCGGGAAGAGCTGGATCGAACGGCGACCTTTGCGGCCCGCTGGCACGGCGCAGCGGCGGACCGCATTCGCGTCTGGATGGGGCCTCACGCTCCCTACACCTGCCCCTATGACTTCCTCCAGGAGGTCGCCCGCGAGGCGAGGCGGCTGGGATTGGGCGTCCACATCCACGCTTCGGAAACCGCAGAACAGGTGCAATCCAGCCTCCAGCGGTACGGCGTCACGCCGGTCCGACTGCTGGAGCGTGCCGGCCTGATGGAGGGCCGGCTGCTCTGCGCCCACGCAGCCCATGCGACCCCGGAGGACATCTCGTTGATGGCCGCCCATCGGGTCGGTGTGGCCCACTGTCCCAAGACCTTCCTGAAACTGGCCGCGGGGATCGCGCCGGTGACGGCCATGCGCCAGGCTGGGATCCCGGTGGGCCTGGGGACGGATGGGGCGGCGAGCAACAACACCCTGGATCTCTGGGAACAGATGCGGCTGGCCGCCCTGCTCCAGAAGCACGAGCGTCGGGATGCGCGGGCGTTGCCCCTGCATGAAGCGCTAACGATGGCGACGTGGGAGGGGGCGCGGGCGCTGGGAGAGGAAGAGCGCCTGGGACGCATGGCTTCTGGCTACCTGGCCGATCTCATCCTGGTCCGGCTGGATGGGGCGCACGTGCAGCCGGTGCACCGGGTGGAAGCGGCACTGGTCTATGCGGTCCGGGCCAGCGATGTCGACACCGTGATCGTGAACGGGCAGGTGCTGATGGAAGGACGCCGGCTGCTTACGCTGGATAAAGCGGAGATCCTGCGTCAGGTCCAGGCGCGAGCGGATCGGCTGGCCCAGCGGGCACATGGACGGCGATTACAAACGTATCGTTAG
- the thiE gene encoding thiamine phosphate synthase, whose amino-acid sequence MALDLRVYLVLDPALTSGRSPLEIAESALKGGITAMQLRWKSGPLREMLRLGEALRALCRRYGVPFLINDRVDVAMAIHADGVHLGQEDLPPEVARRLLGPQALIGVSARTPAQAQAAEAAGADYLGSGSIFPTASKANPILIGLEGLAAVVRSTRLPVVAIGGVTPENAAVCIRMGAAGVAVISAITQAPDPEAAARALRRAVDAALAEREKRSPSGA is encoded by the coding sequence ATGGCGCTGGACCTGCGCGTTTACCTCGTTCTGGACCCGGCGCTCACCTCCGGGCGATCGCCGCTGGAGATCGCGGAATCGGCCCTTAAGGGGGGGATCACCGCCATGCAGTTGCGCTGGAAATCCGGGCCGTTGCGGGAGATGCTCCGGCTGGGGGAAGCCCTGCGGGCGCTCTGCCGGCGATATGGTGTTCCTTTCCTCATCAACGATCGCGTCGACGTCGCCATGGCGATCCATGCGGACGGGGTCCACCTGGGCCAGGAGGATCTCCCTCCTGAGGTGGCGCGGCGCCTTCTGGGCCCTCAGGCCCTCATCGGGGTCTCCGCCCGCACCCCGGCGCAGGCTCAAGCGGCGGAGGCCGCCGGCGCCGATTATCTGGGATCGGGCTCCATCTTCCCCACAGCTTCCAAGGCCAACCCGATTCTCATCGGACTGGAGGGGCTGGCCGCCGTCGTCCGCTCCACGCGGCTTCCGGTGGTAGCCATCGGCGGAGTGACTCCGGAGAACGCCGCCGTGTGCATCCGTATGGGAGCCGCCGGGGTCGCGGTGATCTCCGCCATCACCCAGGCGCCCGATCCGGAGGCCGCCGCGCGCGCCCTGCGACGGGCGGTGGATGCAGCGCTGGCCGAGCGGGAGAAGCGCTCCCCCTCCGGCGCTTAA
- a CDS encoding DUF433 domain-containing protein — MARVDWRERVVINPEIHHGEPCIRGTRIPVKVIVSSLAEGMSFEDILREYPPLSAEDLWAALAYSQRRI, encoded by the coding sequence ATGGCGCGCGTTGACTGGCGAGAGCGAGTGGTCATCAATCCCGAGATCCACCATGGAGAACCATGTATCCGTGGCACGCGGATTCCGGTGAAGGTGATTGTGAGCAGCCTGGCGGAAGGGATGTCCTTTGAAGACATCCTTCGGGAGTATCCCCCGTTGAGCGCGGAGGATCTCTGGGCCGCCCTGGCCTATAGCCAGCGTCGAATTTGA
- the thiD gene encoding bifunctional hydroxymethylpyrimidine kinase/phosphomethylpyrimidine kinase, protein MTTLPRALTIAGSDSGGGAGIQADLKTFGALGVYGMSVLTALTAQNTRGVQAVFELPPEFVAAQIDSVLGDIGADAVKTGMLANAAIIEVVAGKMREYRVERLVVDPVMRAKSGDPLLRPEAQDALIRHLFPLAMVVTPNLHEARALVGRELRSRADMREAARIIHEMGPRWVVVKGGHLEGDDHSVDIVFDGRDFYELDAPRVDTVNTHGTGCTFASAIAAGLARGLPPLEAIRQAKDYLTAILQASRAFKLGRGAYGPMDHFALLKARAYPG, encoded by the coding sequence ATGACCACTTTGCCTCGTGCCCTAACGATCGCCGGATCGGATTCGGGCGGGGGGGCGGGCATCCAGGCGGATCTGAAGACCTTTGGCGCGCTGGGCGTTTACGGCATGAGCGTGCTCACGGCCCTCACCGCCCAGAACACCCGGGGAGTCCAGGCGGTTTTCGAACTCCCCCCTGAGTTCGTGGCGGCCCAGATCGACTCGGTGCTGGGCGACATCGGCGCCGACGCGGTGAAAACGGGGATGCTGGCGAATGCCGCCATCATCGAGGTGGTCGCCGGGAAAATGCGGGAATACCGCGTGGAGCGTCTGGTCGTCGATCCGGTCATGCGGGCCAAGAGTGGGGATCCCCTCCTTCGCCCGGAGGCCCAGGACGCACTGATCCGTCACCTCTTCCCCCTGGCGATGGTGGTCACCCCGAACCTCCACGAGGCGCGGGCGCTGGTGGGGCGGGAGCTGCGGAGCCGGGCGGATATGCGAGAGGCAGCACGGATCATCCACGAGATGGGGCCGCGCTGGGTGGTGGTGAAAGGCGGCCACCTGGAAGGGGATGATCACAGCGTGGACATTGTGTTCGATGGCCGGGATTTCTATGAGCTGGACGCCCCACGGGTGGACACGGTGAACACCCATGGGACGGGGTGCACGTTCGCCTCGGCCATCGCGGCGGGGCTGGCCAGGGGTCTCCCACCCCTGGAGGCCATCCGTCAGGCGAAAGACTATCTGACCGCGATCCTCCAGGCCTCCCGGGCCTTTAAACTCGGCCGGGGCGCGTATGGGCCGATGGATCACTTCGCTTTGCTGAAAGCCCGGGCTTATCCCGGATAG
- a CDS encoding ATP-dependent DNA ligase: MRFAQLVDYFERLEATTKRLEMFDILSELFQACEREEIDKVVYFCQEQLLPPFRGIEIGMAEKLILRAIARATGASEAEVARLNKERGDPGLVVEELLQQRKTHPAGMSVQEVYEALLRIAETTGEGSVERKIQMLADLFRRSSPKEARYIARFVLGRLRLGVGDPTILDALSKAVAGDRSLRPDLERAYNLCSDLGLVARTLFEQGIEGIRAFRIRVGNPIRPALAERLPSAQEIVEKLGRCAVEVKLDGFRCQIHKAGDQVEIFSRNLERTTPMFPELIEAVRQQIDAREAILEGEAVAVNEETGEIYPFQVTVQRKRKHGVEEMMREYPLVLFAFDLLYADGQDYTPQPYATRFEVLSRLIRPDGRIRLVDRIITDDPRVIQQFFDEAIERGMEGIVAKRLDAPYQAGARGFHWIKLKRSYKGELSDTIDVVIVGYFRGRGMRAKFGIGALLGAVYDPDSDTFKTVAKIGSGLTEEEWVRIRELLDQIRTEHRPARVESVLEPDVWVEPRYVVTVLADEITRSPVHTCGKTNEEPGYALRFPRVVGWIREDKGPEDATTVKEILSMFQMQKRVQLAG; the protein is encoded by the coding sequence ATGCGGTTCGCCCAGCTGGTGGATTACTTCGAGCGGCTCGAAGCGACCACGAAGCGCCTAGAGATGTTCGATATCCTCAGCGAACTGTTCCAGGCATGTGAGCGGGAGGAGATCGACAAGGTCGTTTACTTCTGCCAGGAACAGCTGCTCCCGCCTTTCCGCGGGATCGAGATCGGCATGGCCGAGAAATTGATCCTCCGGGCGATCGCCCGCGCCACGGGAGCCAGCGAGGCGGAAGTCGCCCGGCTGAACAAAGAGCGCGGCGATCCCGGCCTGGTGGTGGAAGAATTGCTTCAACAACGGAAAACCCACCCGGCCGGGATGAGCGTGCAGGAAGTCTATGAGGCTCTCCTGCGGATCGCCGAAACGACCGGCGAGGGAAGCGTCGAACGCAAGATCCAGATGCTCGCTGATCTTTTCCGGCGATCCTCTCCAAAGGAAGCCCGCTACATCGCCCGCTTCGTCCTGGGGCGCCTGCGGCTCGGGGTCGGAGATCCCACCATCCTGGACGCTCTTTCCAAAGCCGTCGCCGGCGATCGAAGCCTGCGGCCGGACCTGGAGCGCGCATATAACCTGTGCTCGGATCTGGGGCTGGTGGCCCGGACCCTCTTCGAGCAGGGCATCGAAGGGATCCGCGCGTTCCGCATTCGGGTGGGGAACCCCATCCGACCGGCCCTGGCGGAGCGCCTCCCCAGCGCCCAGGAAATCGTGGAGAAGCTGGGCCGATGCGCCGTCGAGGTCAAGCTGGACGGCTTCCGCTGCCAGATCCATAAGGCTGGCGACCAGGTGGAGATTTTCTCCCGCAATCTGGAGCGCACCACCCCCATGTTCCCAGAGCTCATCGAAGCGGTCCGCCAGCAGATCGACGCCCGGGAGGCCATCCTGGAAGGGGAAGCCGTGGCGGTCAATGAGGAGACCGGTGAGATCTACCCTTTCCAGGTCACCGTCCAGCGGAAGCGCAAGCATGGCGTCGAGGAGATGATGCGGGAATACCCCCTGGTCCTCTTCGCCTTCGATCTCCTCTATGCCGATGGCCAGGATTACACCCCCCAGCCTTACGCCACCCGCTTTGAGGTGCTATCCCGCCTGATCCGGCCGGATGGCCGCATCCGCCTCGTCGATCGGATCATCACCGATGACCCCCGCGTGATCCAGCAGTTCTTCGATGAGGCGATCGAGCGCGGCATGGAGGGTATCGTGGCCAAACGCCTGGACGCCCCCTATCAGGCCGGCGCGCGCGGTTTCCACTGGATCAAGCTGAAGCGCTCCTACAAGGGCGAGCTGAGCGACACCATCGATGTTGTCATCGTGGGCTATTTCCGGGGCCGCGGCATGCGGGCGAAGTTCGGCATCGGGGCACTCCTGGGCGCCGTCTATGATCCCGACTCGGATACCTTTAAGACGGTGGCCAAGATCGGCAGCGGCCTGACCGAGGAAGAATGGGTGCGGATCCGGGAGCTGCTGGATCAGATCCGAACGGAACATCGGCCCGCCCGGGTGGAATCGGTTCTCGAGCCCGACGTGTGGGTGGAACCCCGATATGTAGTGACCGTCCTGGCCGATGAGATCACCCGCTCGCCGGTTCATACATGCGGGAAGACCAATGAGGAACCCGGCTATGCCCTTCGCTTCCCCCGGGTCGTGGGATGGATCCGCGAGGATAAGGGGCCGGAAGACGCCACCACCGTAAAAGAGATCCTCTCGATGTTCCAGATGCAGAAACGGGTGCAGCTCGCCGGATAA
- a CDS encoding sigma-70 family RNA polymerase sigma factor has protein sequence METFLERSGTVIDEQALLARARSLDPEALSELHERYYQMLYFYVLGRVGEQAVAEDVTAEVFLRLLEAFHRGRGPDRHLAAWLFRTADHLVAEHHRAHYRHPQVPLEEDWGRSRAAEEGKDVVVREQVREALKHLTPDQRAVILMRFWMDLPLARIAQELGKSVGAVKLLQHRALTALAKRLKDLRNDYGEA, from the coding sequence GTGGAAACTTTCCTTGAGCGATCTGGAACGGTGATAGACGAACAGGCCCTGCTGGCCCGTGCACGGTCCCTGGACCCGGAGGCCCTGTCCGAGCTGCACGAGCGGTATTACCAGATGCTGTATTTCTACGTGCTCGGCCGGGTAGGGGAGCAGGCGGTTGCAGAGGACGTGACCGCGGAGGTCTTCCTGCGCCTCCTCGAAGCCTTCCATCGGGGACGGGGGCCGGATCGCCATCTGGCGGCCTGGCTGTTCCGGACCGCGGATCATCTGGTGGCCGAACATCACCGCGCCCATTACCGGCATCCCCAGGTCCCGCTGGAGGAGGATTGGGGCCGCTCAAGGGCTGCGGAAGAAGGGAAGGATGTGGTGGTGCGGGAACAAGTCCGGGAGGCCCTGAAGCATCTGACCCCGGACCAGCGGGCGGTGATCCTGATGCGTTTCTGGATGGATCTCCCGCTGGCCCGGATCGCCCAGGAGCTGGGGAAAAGCGTGGGAGCTGTGAAATTGCTTCAGCATCGGGCCCTGACGGCCCTCGCGAAACGATTAAAGGATCTCCGAAATGACTATGGCGAAGCGTGA